From the Methanomassiliicoccales archaeon genome, one window contains:
- a CDS encoding PAS domain S-box protein, translating into MKRKVREKIKALCVDDEEELLEIMKVLLESEGKIEVICETSPVQALQMIEKDDFDVVISDYIMPEMNGLELLRKIRSFSAKIPFIIFTGRGREEVVIEAINCGANGYLQKGGDPRSQFAELSRMIKTLVEKSRAMEALEVSERMLAEAQRLGRIGNFVYDVSKDELSVSDNLLRLLGIDEGLFDGKYETLVKHVHPEDRGLVIRRLSESALSSEECEIRYRVVLKGEERIVQHRTATIMNEIGEPVKVIGVIRDVTEEAGLVSRLEKLNTMFFAMRRINQLIAREKEENALLSTVCNDLVKTCLFESVIISILKGTKGRSLYSSCLAGDKHAELPTEAIYEQEPACVREALAACDLVIVNDGDPRCIGCPYSPRNDFVCLSKKIEHDGEVFGSISIHMRNHAYLDEEIEFISDLAGDLGFALYRFKLEEAKKAVEETLMRSERRYRHFFERANDGFAILQEGIVKYANNRLLSMGGYQEKDVIGKHFSEFIADEDKMRTLEYYRKRVAGENVPSIYEVKLKKKDGNLIWAELNAAVAENEAGLATYVIIRDITEKVRMRELLEESEWKYRMLFETSGTAMLIIEEDMTVSLVNGEFTRLTGYSREEIEGKMKTYQLVAEKEVERITEYHRRRREGRSDVPRSYELELKRKDGSIRMVKITIDVIPGTKRSVASLVDITEERQLKEILKKEKELYEMLLDSVDTMIWTANDPETYGEIVNRARMEFLGLSRERIANRKIYEFLPKPEAEVGVKGNRIVFEEKRKYRDFEWVTNAKGEKRLMLVTKIPKFGKNGNVEFAACTAEDVTELKKVQDALALANKKLHLLGSVTRHDIMNQLTVISGSLQLLSDAIQDEKQRRFLSMALRAASNIERHLDFSRDYEKMGANPPQWINLSKIISKALATIDRSRVNVNVQIDEHIEIFADPLIEKVFVNLLDNAVRHGGIKLRNIIIMQKERDDSITVICEDDGQGIEESRKADLFEGRYGRGLYLIKEILSITGMTIQECGRPGEGARFEITIPRDSFRTPGK; encoded by the coding sequence ATGAAAAGAAAGGTGCGTGAAAAGATCAAGGCGCTTTGCGTGGATGACGAGGAAGAACTGCTAGAGATCATGAAGGTATTACTCGAAAGCGAGGGGAAAATTGAGGTTATTTGCGAAACTTCTCCAGTCCAGGCCCTCCAGATGATTGAGAAGGATGATTTTGATGTCGTAATTTCGGATTATATCATGCCTGAGATGAACGGGCTAGAACTCCTCAGAAAGATTCGTTCCTTCAGTGCTAAAATACCATTTATCATATTCACCGGCAGAGGAAGAGAGGAAGTTGTTATTGAGGCTATAAACTGCGGCGCCAACGGATACCTCCAGAAAGGCGGAGATCCTCGATCACAATTTGCCGAGCTCTCCAGGATGATCAAGACGCTCGTGGAGAAGAGCAGAGCAATGGAAGCGCTTGAAGTGAGCGAGAGAATGCTCGCCGAGGCGCAGCGATTGGGTAGGATTGGCAATTTTGTTTATGATGTCTCAAAGGACGAGTTGAGTGTATCAGACAACCTATTGAGGCTCCTTGGGATAGACGAGGGACTATTTGACGGAAAGTATGAAACACTTGTAAAGCACGTCCATCCAGAAGACAGGGGACTTGTCATCAGGCGGCTCTCTGAATCTGCACTGAGCAGCGAAGAGTGTGAAATCAGATACAGAGTTGTTTTGAAAGGCGAAGAAAGAATCGTTCAGCATCGGACAGCAACAATAATGAACGAAATAGGTGAACCTGTTAAGGTCATAGGCGTCATTAGGGATGTTACCGAGGAGGCTGGATTAGTCTCTAGACTTGAAAAGCTCAATACAATGTTTTTTGCAATGAGAAGGATCAACCAGCTGATTGCAAGGGAAAAGGAAGAGAACGCGCTTCTGAGCACCGTGTGTAATGACCTTGTGAAAACGTGCCTCTTTGAAAGTGTTATTATCAGTATTCTCAAAGGGACCAAAGGAAGAAGTCTTTATTCCTCCTGTTTGGCAGGCGACAAACATGCGGAATTGCCTACCGAGGCAATATACGAGCAGGAGCCAGCTTGCGTACGCGAAGCGCTAGCGGCATGCGATCTTGTCATTGTAAATGACGGCGATCCACGGTGCATAGGTTGCCCATATTCGCCTCGGAATGACTTTGTATGTCTTTCCAAAAAAATAGAGCATGATGGAGAAGTATTTGGATCCATATCAATCCACATGCGAAACCATGCGTATCTCGACGAAGAAATCGAATTCATTTCCGATCTTGCAGGTGATCTTGGATTCGCACTGTATAGATTCAAGCTCGAAGAAGCCAAAAAGGCTGTGGAAGAGACTCTCATGCGAAGCGAGCGGAGATATCGCCATTTCTTTGAAAGAGCAAACGATGGTTTCGCGATACTTCAGGAAGGCATTGTAAAGTACGCAAATAACCGGCTACTTTCGATGGGAGGTTATCAAGAAAAAGATGTCATAGGGAAGCATTTTTCGGAGTTTATCGCCGATGAAGACAAGATGAGAACTTTGGAATACTACAGGAAGAGGGTTGCTGGTGAAAACGTACCGTCGATATATGAAGTAAAGTTGAAGAAAAAAGACGGAAACCTCATTTGGGCCGAGCTCAATGCCGCCGTGGCAGAAAACGAGGCTGGTCTGGCCACATACGTAATTATTAGAGACATCACCGAAAAAGTGAGAATGAGAGAACTCCTTGAGGAATCTGAATGGAAATATCGCATGCTATTCGAAACATCGGGTACAGCTATGCTCATCATTGAGGAGGATATGACAGTATCGCTTGTAAATGGCGAATTCACGAGACTCACAGGTTATTCCCGCGAGGAAATTGAGGGAAAAATGAAAACATATCAACTAGTTGCAGAGAAGGAAGTTGAAAGAATCACCGAGTATCACAGGAGAAGGAGGGAGGGGAGGAGCGATGTTCCGCGCTCTTACGAGCTCGAACTGAAACGCAAGGACGGCAGCATTCGAATGGTGAAGATCACGATCGATGTAATCCCAGGTACTAAGCGCTCGGTGGCATCCTTAGTAGATATCACCGAGGAAAGGCAGTTGAAGGAGATTCTCAAAAAGGAGAAGGAACTTTACGAGATGCTCCTCGACAGCGTCGATACGATGATTTGGACTGCTAACGATCCTGAAACCTACGGAGAAATCGTAAATCGCGCACGTATGGAATTTCTCGGATTGAGTAGAGAAAGGATCGCTAATAGAAAGATTTACGAATTTCTACCAAAACCTGAAGCTGAGGTGGGTGTAAAGGGTAACAGAATTGTTTTTGAAGAAAAAAGAAAGTACAGGGATTTCGAGTGGGTGACGAACGCAAAGGGAGAAAAGCGCCTTATGCTCGTTACCAAGATTCCAAAATTTGGTAAGAATGGTAATGTCGAGTTCGCTGCCTGCACGGCGGAAGACGTCACTGAGTTGAAAAAAGTGCAAGATGCACTTGCGCTTGCCAACAAGAAACTGCATCTCCTTGGTAGCGTGACAAGGCATGACATCATGAATCAACTCACGGTCATATCAGGGAGCTTACAGTTGCTTTCTGACGCAATTCAGGATGAGAAGCAAAGGCGATTTTTGTCGATGGCACTGAGGGCGGCTTCAAACATTGAAAGACATCTTGATTTCAGCAGAGATTATGAGAAGATGGGCGCAAATCCACCTCAGTGGATCAATCTCAGCAAGATAATCAGTAAGGCACTCGCTACGATTGATCGTTCCAGGGTAAATGTTAATGTACAAATCGATGAACACATTGAAATTTTTGCGGATCCGCTCATAGAAAAAGTTTTTGTGAACCTGCTCGACAATGCGGTCAGACACGGAGGTATAAAGCTGAGAAACATCATCATTATGCAGAAAGAAAGGGACGACAGCATTACTGTTATTTGCGAAGATGATGGCCAAGGCATTGAGGAATCCAGGAAGGCTGATCTATTTGAAGGACGATACGGCAGGGGATTGTATCTTATCAAGGAAATACTATCGATCACAGGGATGACTATACAGGAATGCGGCAGACCTGGCGAAGGGGCGAGGTTTGAGATCACGATTCCGAGGGATTCTTTCCGCACTCCTGGAAAATGA
- a CDS encoding tungsten cofactor oxidoreductase radical SAM maturase, which produces MKFFEQLLRLDSTTESVEHSHDEPTSTQALDRESATADGNDPIWKSFNLLKKENQNRWILEATADRYILHRATHDVRKIFLEVTTRCNLRCASCIRHAWDEELTDMSYDTFCSVLKSIQNLPEVKEVHFGGFGEPLMHPRILDMVREVKSLGLRVSISTNGTLFNEEIANSLVNIGVDRIFVSMDSTQAQIFGDLRIGADFYEVVENVKRLNLAREKKGSRFPTIGLEFVATKENFDDIKNVPQLAKELGASIVIITHLLPYTKESAHKILYNGDYGKFPRSEGWSVVAGDYVMWGTMSLPRNSWGAHRQCRFIEEKGTVIAHDGSVSPCYALMHSYNYFIFGEEKHVKRYVFGNVNNTTLADIWSSEQYVLFRSRVRDFKFPSCVDCGANCDLRKENQDCWANDPSCADCLWAQDIIRCP; this is translated from the coding sequence TTGAAATTCTTTGAACAATTGTTAAGGTTGGACTCCACGACAGAATCAGTGGAGCATTCTCATGATGAACCGACAAGCACACAAGCTTTAGATCGAGAGTCCGCCACAGCCGACGGTAACGATCCCATATGGAAATCCTTCAATCTTCTGAAGAAGGAAAATCAAAATCGATGGATTCTTGAGGCAACTGCTGATAGATATATTTTACATCGTGCAACTCATGATGTAAGAAAAATTTTTCTCGAGGTCACAACCCGATGCAATCTCAGATGTGCGAGTTGTATACGACATGCCTGGGACGAAGAATTAACTGATATGTCTTACGATACTTTTTGTAGCGTTCTGAAGAGCATCCAGAATTTGCCTGAAGTGAAAGAAGTCCATTTTGGAGGGTTCGGCGAACCTCTCATGCATCCTAGAATACTCGATATGGTAAGGGAAGTCAAATCACTCGGCCTGAGGGTCTCGATAAGCACTAATGGCACACTGTTTAACGAAGAGATTGCAAACAGTCTCGTGAACATCGGAGTTGATCGCATATTTGTGTCGATGGACAGCACTCAAGCTCAAATCTTTGGCGATCTCAGGATCGGCGCTGATTTTTATGAAGTTGTCGAAAATGTGAAACGGTTGAATCTTGCCAGAGAAAAAAAGGGATCAAGATTTCCTACAATAGGACTTGAATTTGTAGCGACGAAAGAGAACTTCGATGATATCAAGAATGTCCCGCAATTGGCCAAGGAACTCGGTGCTTCGATAGTGATTATAACCCATCTCCTGCCCTACACTAAAGAATCAGCACACAAGATTCTGTATAATGGGGATTATGGGAAGTTCCCAAGATCGGAAGGCTGGTCTGTGGTGGCCGGAGACTACGTCATGTGGGGCACGATGTCACTGCCCAGAAACAGTTGGGGTGCGCATAGGCAATGCCGATTCATCGAGGAGAAGGGAACGGTGATAGCGCATGATGGGTCAGTGAGTCCGTGCTATGCACTCATGCATTCCTACAACTATTTCATTTTCGGAGAAGAAAAGCACGTGAAACGCTACGTGTTTGGCAATGTCAACAACACGACACTGGCAGACATCTGGTCGAGCGAGCAATATGTGCTCTTCCGATCTCGAGTTCGTGACTTCAAGTTCCCGTCGTGCGTCGATTGTGGTGCGAACTGCGATCTGCGCAAAGAAAATCAAGATTGCTGGGCTAACGACCCCTCATGTGCCGATTGTCTATGGGCTCAGGATATCATCAGGTGCCCCTAA
- a CDS encoding radical SAM protein — protein MKSAGKLPIHIGWQCTNACNLKCIHCYASAGNISPYELDTQEAKNLIGSISELGSTSIVFTGGEPMMRKDLFDLVGYASDRGLHVIIATNGTMIDERSAELFKELEVAIAINYPAVDENLETYITGLSNSYKLRMRGLFHCLEKKVKTSIGMAITRFNCKEVKRVIEFSAEKDINCDILSTIPTGRATASVLPSVIDYETMLRMLVRDYSALPMHALDSSSQTHVSVYEPFYVRVLMEESGKKFPKLCSLGNAMHVMEDGSVRSCVFMPMTFGNVRIDSLETIWNRIEESSFLQELQDPQNLKGACGRCKYNSTCGGCRARALALTGDPFQEDPMCSECLSL, from the coding sequence ATGAAATCTGCAGGAAAATTACCAATACACATTGGATGGCAATGCACAAACGCATGCAATTTGAAGTGCATTCACTGCTACGCATCAGCTGGCAACATTTCGCCGTACGAGCTTGACACGCAAGAAGCAAAGAATCTCATCGGGTCCATATCGGAACTCGGCTCGACAAGCATTGTTTTCACTGGTGGAGAACCGATGATGAGAAAAGACCTTTTCGATCTCGTTGGGTATGCATCAGATCGAGGACTCCATGTAATAATTGCCACGAATGGGACAATGATCGATGAGAGATCGGCGGAGCTTTTCAAGGAATTGGAAGTTGCAATCGCAATAAACTATCCCGCAGTGGATGAAAATCTTGAAACGTACATTACTGGCCTTTCAAATTCCTACAAATTGCGCATGAGAGGTCTATTCCATTGTTTAGAAAAGAAAGTAAAAACGAGCATTGGCATGGCGATCACGAGATTTAACTGCAAGGAAGTAAAGAGGGTGATTGAATTCTCCGCTGAGAAAGATATCAACTGCGACATTCTCTCAACTATACCGACTGGAAGGGCAACGGCTTCAGTGCTGCCCAGTGTAATTGATTACGAGACTATGCTCAGAATGTTGGTCAGAGATTATTCCGCTCTGCCCATGCATGCTTTGGATAGTAGCTCACAAACGCATGTGTCTGTGTATGAACCCTTTTACGTGCGAGTGTTGATGGAAGAATCTGGAAAAAAATTTCCAAAACTATGCAGCCTTGGCAACGCCATGCATGTGATGGAAGACGGGTCAGTGAGGTCATGTGTTTTTATGCCAATGACCTTTGGCAATGTAAGAATCGACAGTTTAGAAACGATATGGAATAGGATTGAGGAATCGAGCTTTCTTCAAGAACTGCAAGACCCTCAAAATTTGAAAGGCGCCTGCGGGCGTTGCAAGTACAATTCGACATGCGGAGGATGCAGGGCTAGAGCTCTCGCGCTAACAGGCGATCCATTCCAGGAAGATCCAATGTGCTCGGAATGTTTAAGTTTATGA